One Manduca sexta isolate Smith_Timp_Sample1 chromosome 26, JHU_Msex_v1.0, whole genome shotgun sequence genomic region harbors:
- the LOC119190682 gene encoding uncharacterized protein LOC119190682 encodes MPTFERRSSWPTRSGPTWLREYLPELRNRREPRSKGPELHIGDIVRIVDGTLPQKTHLVNPTAQPEVPTIEAASWQRTQQATQPPPVIAARSDEHRATKQPPPVVAAWLRDNSASQQPQSTPNPQQVQDGALVASRPRTEYPELAVQAAQHRQPLRNKQHTCKPKKCDINGCEYLHHRLLHSERKNKITDAPGEAVNEAVNSTWMPQILIDDELARDIGAEGPDEPLHIATYDGERKTRNNSRRVKFNIEGSQGRLRIEARTVDNLQLAAQRIPDEAIRDCGHLKGLLSAKRAEEAKPRILIGQDNWHLLLATKTRTPQAQERPRREGAQDTERTYGEIAGGRYQTALLWKSDSVELPNNYENTLKRLHNIENKLDKNPDLKERYEEHMEALVKKGYAEIAPRASHTTRTWYLPHFAVVNALKPDKLRVVHDAAAKTKGTTLNENLLTGPDLLQPLPAVLLRFREHPVAVTADITEMFMQVGLREEDRDALRYLWRGNRRDSRPPEVYRMKVLIFGASCSPATAIYVMNRNAERHRHTHPEAVEAIKKKHYMDDYLDSYEDEHRAITIATQVRNIHREAHFELRKWTSNSPAVLKALGESPNTTEAVEIERTERVLGLIWRPQEDRLAFNLDLARIPSNLLRREAPTKREALKIVMSLFDPLGLVSPITVRAKQLLQEVWRRGTDWDDPIDDELSAAWVNWLTHLKQLSGVTVPRCYPGYSRARKLQLHVFTDASESAYATALYWRAEDDDGRVTVTLLAAKAKVAPLKLTSIPRLELQAAVLGARMAASVTQEHSRQPESTTYWTDSKTTLCWIRTGARSYKPYVAHRIAAIEEHTQANQWRWVPTRYNVADDATRDVPDNFTREHRWFNGPEFLRDPPELWPAEETQLSTDTGEERVNTVTERREKQYKEVLPDVNRFSNWNRYVRAAARVLQAVQRFKQRVNTVHYKRTKAAASENPDWRRNEAAKNAAKRVVQAPEERFVTLPAELQEEAERIIIKASQEAAFEEELRSLEKENPRISAAAGVSAATKNPPIVDGEHRATKLWVEHVHTQLHHAGVESVVNYCRQHKWVIRLRPTVKAVVRSCFKCRQRAATPPQPITGDLPPCRLAHHHRPFTYTGLDYFGPLTVTVGRSNQKRYVALFTCLTVRAVHLEVVHSLSTQGAIMALRRMTARRGSPAEIWSDNGTNFHGAEKELRNTLLAGAEQEASRRAIRWRFIPPGAPFMGGAWERLVRSVKTALTTVLHEQRPHEETLSTLLAEVEFTVNSRPLTHVSVNPEDPEALTPNHFLLGCQGPLAAPNFPAEHGYGTHADLRASQQLADAFWTRWLREYLPELRNRREPRSKGPELHIGDIVRIVDGTLPRNTWVRGRICATHPGPDGVTRTVDVATQEACYDAP; translated from the exons ATGCCGACCTTCGAGCGTCGCAGCAGCTGGCCGACGCGTTCTGGACCCACTTGGCTACGAGAGTACCTTCCCGAGCTCCGCAACCGGCGGGAGCCCCGCAGCAAGGGACCAGAGCTACACATCGGCGACATCGTGCGCATCGTGGACGGGACGCTCCCACAGAAAACACACTTGG TGAACCCGACTGCGCAGCCTGAAGTGCCAACGATTGAAGCCGCATCGTGGCAACGAACTCAACAAGCTACGCAGCCGCCGCCTGTAATCGCCGCACGGAGCGACGAACACCGCGCTACGAAGCAACCGCCGCCCGTCGTAGCAGCCTGGCTACGAGACAACTCAGCTTCGCAGCAACCGCAATCAACGCCGAACCCGCAACAAGTGCAAGACGGCGCGTTGGTCGCATCGCGACCGAGGACGGAGTATCCAGAACTCGCTGTGCAAGCCGCACAGCATAGGCAACCTTTAAG gaacaaacaacacacatgcAAGCCGAAGAAATGCGACATCAACGGGTGCGAGTATCTACATCACCGCTTGCTGCACTCGGAGCGAAAAAATAAGATCACCGACGCACCCGGCGAAGCAGTGAACGAGGCAGTGAACTCAACATGGATGCCACAGat cctcatcgacgacGAACTCGCTCGAGATATCGGCGCGGAAGGACCGGACGAACCACTCCACATAGCAACGTACGACGGGGAGAGGAAGACACGCAACAATTCTCGGCGCGTCAAGTTTAATATTGAAGGAAGCCAGGGACGACTTCGCATCGAAGCACGCACCGTCGACAATCTCCAGTTGGCGGCGCAGCGCATCCCGGACGAGGCGATACGGGATTGCGGACACCTGAAGGGCCTACTGTCCGCTAAACGAGCGGAAGAGGCGAAACCCCGAATCCTCATAGGCCAGGATAACTGGCATCTCCTCCTCGCCACGAAAACACG AACCCCGCAGGCCCAAGAACGACCCCGGCGAGAAGGCGCTCAAGATACTGAACGAACATACGGAGAGATCGCCGGGGGAAGATATCAGACGGCCCTGTTGTGGAAATCGGACAGCGTGGAATTGCCGAACAACTACGAAAACACGCTGAAAAGGCTGCAcaacatagaaaacaagttgGACAAGAATCCCGACCTTAAAGAAAGGTATGAAGAGCACATGGAGGCCCTAGTCAAGAAGGGCTACGCGGAAATAGCGCCACGCGCGTCCCACACCACAAGGACGTGGTACTTGCCGCATTTCGCAGTCGTAAACGCTCTAAAGCCCGACAAATTGCGAGTTGTACACGACGCAGCAGCCAAAACAAAAGGTACGACTTTGAATGAGAATCTATTAACAGGGCCGGATTTGTTACAGCCTCTTCCCGCAGTGTTATTAAGATTCCGGGAACATCCCGTCGCTGTAACAGCGGACATCACGGAGATGTTCATGCAGGTGGGACTACGCGAGGAAGATCGCGACGCACTGCGCTACCTCTGGCGGGGAAACCGCCGAGATAGCCGGCCGCCAGAGGTGTACCGAATGAAGGTATTAATCTTTGGCGCATCGTGCTCTCCTGCGACGGCGATATACGTCATGAATCGCAACGCGGAGAGACACCGACACACGCATCCTGAGGCTGTCGAGGCGATCAAGAAGAAACACTACATGGACGACTACCTCGACAGCTATGAAGATGAACACAGGGCGATAACAATCGCTACTCAGGTGCGTAACATACACAGAGAAGCTCATTTTGAATTAAGAAAGTGGACGAGTAACTCGCCCGCGGTATTGAAGGCGCTCGGCGAATCGCCCAATACAACCGAAGCGGTGGAAATAGAAAGGACTGAACGAGTTCTAGGCCTTATTTGGAGGCCACAAGAAGACAGGTTGGCATTCAACCTAGACTTAGCCCGCATACCGTCGAACCTACTGAGGCGAGAAGCACCCACGAAGAGAGaagcattgaaaatagtaatgtcgTTGTTTGATCCTCTAGGGTTGGTGTCGCCGATAACTGTGCGGGCTAAACAGCTATTACAGGAGGTGTGGCGACGCGGCACCGATTGGGACGACCCGATCGACGACGAACTGTCCGCCGCCTGGGTGAACTGGCTCACCCATTTGAAGCAACTCAGCGGCGTAACAGTGCCGCGCTGCTATCCCGGCTACTCCCGAGCGAGAAAACTCCAACTCCACGTGTTCACCGACGCCAGCGAGTCAGCCTACGCGACCGCGCTCTACTGGCGCGCCGAGGACGACGACGGACGAGTCACAGTCACGTTACTGGCGGCCAAGGCAAAGGTAGCTCCACTCAAATTAACCTCCATACCACGGCTTGAACTACAGGCAGCTGTACTCGGCGCACGGATGGCTGCGAGTGTGACACAGGAGCACTCCAGGCAGCCAGAATCCACGACCTACTGGACCGACAGCAAGACAACACTGTGCTGGATCAGGACGGGAGCCAGGTCGTACAAGCCCTACGTAGCGCATCGAATCGCCGCGATAGAAGAACACACACAGGCGAATCAATGGAGATGGGTGCCTACGCGCTACAACGTTGCCGACGACGCTACGCGCGACGTTCCCGACAACTTCACGCGGGAACACAGGTGGTTCAACGGACCAGAGTTCCTCCGCGACCCACCCGAACTATGGCCTGCGGAGGAAACACAGCTGAGCACCGACACGGGTGAGGAAAGAGTGAACACTGTTACAGAGCGTCGGGAGAAACAGTACAAGGAGGTCCTGCCCGACGTGAATCGATTCTCAAATTGGAATCGCTACGTTAGAGCTGCCGCCCGCGTACTACAAGCAGTACAACGCTTCAAACAACGCGTCAACACGGTCCATTACAAGAGGACCAAGGCGGCCGCAAGCGAGAATCCGGATTGGAGGCGCAACGAAGCCGCGAAAAATGCGGCGAAACGAGTCGTACAAGCACCGGAGGAGCGATTTGTGACGCTCCCAGCCGAGTTGCAAGAAGAGGCCGAGCGCATAATCATAAAGGCGAGTCAGGAGGCCGCCTTCGAGGAAGAACTACGCTCGCTCGAAAAGGAAAACCC CAGAATTTCAGCCGCCGCGGGAGTAAGCGCCGCAACAAAGAACCCTCCGATCGTCGATGGCGAACATCGGGCGACGAAACTGTGGGTGGAACATGTCCACACACAACTCCACCATGCAGGCGTGGAGAGCGTCGTCAATTACTGTCGGCAGCACAAATGGGTCATTCGACTGCGCCCGACGGTCAAGGCGGTGGTCAGGAGCTGCTTCAAGTGCCGCCAGAGGGCGGCCACTCCACCGCAACCGATAACGGGAGACTTGCCTCCCTGTCGACTGGCGCATCATCACCGGCCGTTTACATACACCGGTTTGGACTATTTCGGCCCGCTCACAGTCACCGTGGGCCGGAGTAATCAAAAAAGGTATGTCGCTCTCTTCACATGCCTAACAGTGCGGGCGGTGCATCTCGAAGTGGTGCACTCCCTGAGCACACAAGGGGCGATCATGGCTCTGCGGCGCATGACAGCGCGCCGCGGGAGCCCCGCCGAGATCTGGTCCGACAACGGGACCAACTTCCACGGCGCAGAAAAGGAGCTGCGCAACACCCTCCTCGCTGGCGCCGAACAAGAGGCGTCGCGGAGGGCGATTAGATGGCGTTTCATCCCTCCGGGCGCACCATTCATGGGTGGCGCCTGGGAACGACTCGTGCGGTCGGTCAAGACCGCGCTGACGACGGTGCTTCACGAGCAGAGGCCACATGAAGAGACGCTGTCGACACTACTCGCCGAGGTGGAGTTCACAGTCAACAGCCGCCCACTGACTCATGTGTCGGTGAACCCCGAAGATCCGGAGGCCCTGACGCCTAACCACTTTCTGTTGGGCTGTCAGGGCCCACTCGCCGCACCTAATTTTCCAGCCGAACACGGCTACGGCACACATGCCGACCTTCGAGCGTCGCAGCAGCTGGCCGACGCGTTCTGGACCCGCTGGCTACGAGAGTACCTTCCCGAGCTCCGCAACCGGCGGGAGCCCCGCAGCAAGGGACCAGAGCTACACATCGGCGACATCGTGCGCATCGTGGACGGGACGCTCCCACGAAACACTTGGGTGCGTGGCCGCATCTGTGCTACGCATCCGGGACCTGACGGCGTGACGCGCACGGTGGACGTAGCCACGCAGGAGGCGTGCTACGACGCCCCGTGA